A region of Maridesulfovibrio sp. DNA encodes the following proteins:
- the groL gene encoding chaperonin GroEL (60 kDa chaperone family; promotes refolding of misfolded polypeptides especially under stressful conditions; forms two stacked rings of heptamers to form a barrel-shaped 14mer; ends can be capped by GroES; misfolded proteins enter the barrel where they are refolded when GroES binds) → MAKQILFDAKAREKLKIGVDKLANAVKVTLGPKGRNVVMDKSFGSPVITKDGVSVAKEIELKDKFENMGAQMVKEVASKTSDIAGDGTTTATILAQAVFTEGVKLVAAGRNPMAIKRGIDKAVEAIIDHLETLAKPTRDQKEIAQVGTISANNDVTIGNIIAEAMNKVGKEGVITVEEAKGLDTTLDVVEGMQFDRGYLSPYFVSNAEKMICEMDEPLILISEKKVTSMKELLPVLEQVAKMGKPLVIIAEDIEGEALATLVVNKLRGTLNVVAVKAPGFGDRRKAMLADIAALTGGAVVSDDIGLNLEAVTLEHLGSAKRVVIDKENTTLVDGAGEGEVIKARVGQIRNEIELSTSDYDREKLQERLAKIVGGVAVINVGAATETEMKEKKARVEDALNATRAAVEEGIVPGGGTALIRCIPALDNVTASDDDEAAGINIIRRAIEEPLRQIAGNAGLEGSIVVEKVKEAKDGNGFNAAIGEYEDLIKAGVIDPKKVTRIAIQNAASVAGLLLTTECAIAEKPEKASEMPAGMPGGMPGMGGMGGMGGMGGMY, encoded by the coding sequence ATGGCTAAACAGATTCTCTTCGACGCCAAAGCTCGTGAAAAACTGAAAATCGGCGTAGACAAACTCGCCAATGCTGTAAAAGTAACCCTCGGACCCAAAGGCCGTAACGTTGTTATGGATAAATCCTTCGGTTCTCCGGTTATCACCAAAGACGGTGTTTCCGTAGCCAAAGAAATCGAACTGAAAGACAAGTTCGAAAACATGGGCGCACAGATGGTTAAGGAAGTTGCTTCCAAAACCTCCGACATCGCCGGTGACGGTACTACTACTGCTACAATCCTTGCTCAGGCTGTTTTCACTGAAGGTGTAAAACTCGTTGCAGCAGGCCGTAACCCCATGGCTATCAAACGCGGTATCGACAAAGCTGTTGAAGCAATTATCGATCACCTCGAAACCCTTGCCAAGCCCACCCGCGACCAGAAAGAAATCGCACAGGTCGGCACCATCTCTGCAAACAACGATGTAACCATCGGTAACATCATTGCAGAAGCCATGAATAAAGTCGGTAAAGAAGGTGTTATCACCGTTGAAGAAGCTAAAGGCCTCGACACAACCCTTGATGTTGTTGAAGGTATGCAGTTCGACCGTGGTTACCTCTCCCCCTATTTCGTATCCAACGCAGAAAAAATGATCTGCGAAATGGATGAGCCCCTGATCCTGATCAGCGAAAAGAAAGTCACCAGCATGAAAGAACTCCTGCCCGTATTGGAGCAGGTTGCCAAAATGGGCAAGCCTCTGGTGATCATCGCTGAAGACATCGAAGGTGAAGCTCTGGCTACCCTCGTAGTCAACAAACTGCGTGGCACCCTGAACGTTGTTGCTGTCAAAGCTCCCGGTTTCGGCGACCGCCGCAAGGCAATGCTCGCAGACATCGCAGCCCTCACCGGCGGTGCTGTTGTTTCCGATGACATCGGTCTCAACCTTGAAGCTGTTACCCTTGAGCACCTCGGTTCCGCAAAACGCGTTGTAATCGACAAAGAAAACACCACTCTCGTAGACGGTGCAGGCGAAGGCGAAGTCATCAAAGCACGCGTTGGCCAGATCCGCAACGAAATCGAGCTTTCCACTTCCGATTATGACCGTGAAAAACTTCAGGAACGTCTCGCCAAGATCGTTGGCGGTGTAGCAGTTATCAATGTCGGTGCTGCAACTGAGACCGAAATGAAAGAAAAGAAAGCACGCGTGGAAGATGCACTCAATGCTACCCGCGCTGCTGTTGAAGAAGGTATCGTACCCGGTGGCGGAACCGCGCTTATCCGCTGCATCCCCGCGCTGGACAACGTTACCGCTTCCGACGATGACGAAGCCGCAGGCATCAACATCATCCGTCGTGCCATTGAAGAGCCTCTTCGCCAGATCGCAGGCAACGCTGGGCTTGAAGGTTCCATCGTTGTAGAAAAAGTAAAAGAAGCAAAAGACGGCAACGGATTCAACGCTGCCATCGGCGAATACGAAGACCTGATCAAGGCCGGTGTTATCGACCCCAAAAAGGTTACCCGTATCGCTATCCAGAATGCAGCATCTGTTGCAGGACTGCTGCTGACCACCGAATGCGCAATCGCTGAAAAGCCTGAAAAGGCTTCCGAAATGCCCGCAGGCATGCCCGGCGGCATGCCCGGCATGGGTGGAATGGGCGGCATGGGTGGAATGGGCGGCATGTACTAA
- the groES gene encoding co-chaperone GroES gives MKLKPLADRVLVRRLEVEEKTVGGIIIPDSAKEKPLKGEIIAAGPGKLDDNGSRVALGVKEGDAVLFAKYAGTEISIEGVDYLIMREDDILAVVE, from the coding sequence ATGAAACTTAAGCCGTTAGCAGACCGGGTTCTGGTAAGACGCCTTGAAGTGGAAGAAAAAACCGTTGGCGGAATCATTATCCCCGACTCTGCAAAAGAAAAACCCCTCAAAGGGGAAATCATTGCAGCAGGCCCCGGCAAGCTGGACGACAATGGCTCCAGAGTTGCTCTGGGTGTAAAAGAAGGCGACGCCGTTCTTTTCGCAAAATACGCAGGTACTGAAATCAGCATTGAAGGTGTTGACTACCTGATTATGCGTGAAGATGATATCCTCGCTGTTGTCGAATAA